One stretch of Miscanthus floridulus cultivar M001 chromosome 18, ASM1932011v1, whole genome shotgun sequence DNA includes these proteins:
- the LOC136520899 gene encoding 2-hydroxyisoflavanone dehydratase-like, whose amino-acid sequence MAAADPDTEVQAEFPPLVRQYKSGRVERFFNPAPLPAGTDPATGVVSKDVVVDPATGLWARLFLPPGSHGKKQQLPVVVYYHGGAYVIGSAADPWTHTYLNALVAKAGVLAVALEYRLAPEHPLPASYEDSWEGLKWVATHAAAAAAVGGGPVEPWLTEHGDFSRVFLAGASAGGTIAHYVAVRAGEQQGQGDILGMRVIGLLIVHPYFSGAADIGDEGTTGKQRKAQADAFWRFLYPGSPGLDDPLFNPFSEAAGGSAARVAAERVLVCVAEKDDLRDRGVWYYESLKASGYPGEVELLESKGEGHVFYCMNPRCDRAREMEERVLSFLRK is encoded by the coding sequence ATGGCGGCGGCGGACCCGGACACGGAGGTGCAGGCGGAGTTCCCGCCGCTGGTCCGCCAGTACAAGAGCGGCCGCGTCGAGCGGTTCTTTAACCCGGCCCCGCTCCCGGCCGGCACCGACCCGGCCACGGGCGTCGTGTCCAAGGACGTCGTCGTCGACCCGGCCACGGGCCTCTGGGCGCGCCTCTTCCTCCCGCCCGGCAGCCACGGCAAGAAGCAGCAGCTCCCCGTCGTCGTCTACTACCACGGCGGTGCCTACGTGATCGGCTCGGCGGCCGACCCGTGGACGCACACCTACCTCAACGCGCTCGTCGCCAAGGCCGGCGTCCTCGCGGTCGCGCTCGAGTACCGCCTCGCGCCAGAGCACCCGCTCCCGGCCTCCTACGAGGACTCGTGGGAGGGGCTCAAGTGGGTGGccacccacgccgccgccgccgccgcggtcggCGGAGGACCGGTGGAGCCGTGGCTGACCGAGCACGGCGACTTCTCCCGCGTGTTCCTGGCCGGGGCCAGCGCGGGGGGCACCATCGCGCACTACGTCGCTGTCCGTGCCGGCGAGCAGCAGGGCCAGGGCGACATCCTCGGGATGCGCGTCATTGGGCTGCTGATAGTGCACCCCTACTTCAGCGGCGCGGCGGACATCGGCGACGAGGGGACGACGGGGAAGCAGCGCAAGGCGCAAGCCGACGCGTTCTGGCGATTCCTGTACCCCGGCTCCCCGGGGCTCGACGACCCGCTCTTCAACCCGTTCTCGGAGGCCGCCGGCGGGAGCGCGGCGCGCGTCGCCGCCGAGCGCGTGCTCGTCTGCGTCGCCGAGAAGGATGACCTCAGAGACAGGGGCGTTTGGTACTATGAGAGCCTCAAGGCCAGCGGCTACCCCGGCGAGGTGGAGTTGCTCGAGTCCAAGGGCGAGGGCCACGTCTTCTATTGCATGAACCCGCGCTGCGACAGGGCGCGGGAGATGGAGGAGCGCGTCCTGAGCTTCCTACGCAAGTGA